The following are encoded in a window of Roseimaritima ulvae genomic DNA:
- a CDS encoding zinc ribbon domain-containing protein, with translation MHRLHRQINDIKGQLQRGPRQQKAGEAAVVACEQALSDAKETLKQARLASDEKQLQLKTREQRVADTQSKLNTASSNREYDALKEQIAADQQANEVLSDEIFESLEQLDELEAAVDKRAKELAQRQEDQTALLEQIATRQAVLTPDLERVQAELKETETAMPPEMKQEYDRIIAARGEDGLAPVDGESCGGCYQTLSPQVMNELYLNNYMVCSACGAWLYLPEERRIQK, from the coding sequence TTGCATCGACTTCACCGGCAAATCAACGATATCAAGGGCCAGTTGCAGCGGGGCCCGCGACAACAAAAAGCTGGTGAAGCGGCGGTCGTGGCCTGCGAACAAGCGTTAAGCGACGCCAAAGAAACGCTCAAACAGGCGCGTTTGGCGTCGGATGAAAAACAATTGCAGCTGAAGACGCGTGAACAGCGTGTGGCGGACACCCAGAGTAAACTCAACACGGCGTCGAGCAACCGCGAATACGACGCCTTGAAAGAGCAAATTGCCGCCGATCAACAAGCCAACGAAGTGCTCAGCGACGAAATCTTCGAATCGCTCGAGCAGCTGGACGAACTGGAAGCGGCCGTCGACAAGCGAGCCAAAGAGCTGGCTCAGCGACAGGAAGACCAGACCGCCTTGCTGGAGCAAATCGCCACCCGCCAAGCGGTGTTGACGCCGGATCTGGAACGCGTCCAAGCGGAACTGAAGGAAACCGAAACCGCGATGCCGCCGGAGATGAAACAGGAGTACGACCGGATCATCGCCGCTCGTGGTGAAGACGGCCTAGCACCGGTGGATGGAGAATCCTGCGGCGGCTGTTATCAGACGTTGTCTCCCCAAGTGATGAACGAATTGTACCTGAACAACTACATGGTCTGTTCAGCTTGTGGAGCTTGGCTGTATCTGCCAGAAGAACGCCGCATCCAGAAATAG